Proteins from a single region of Ziziphus jujuba cultivar Dongzao chromosome 1, ASM3175591v1:
- the LOC107406146 gene encoding large ribosomal subunit protein uL2m, which translates to MALWRAGAASTTTLFNALLRPSSLFTASRHLSTADAAAEHSLRNSMKNQLLHVDINSLIGSCMPLSSMRIGTIIHNIEVNPGQGAKLVRAAGTCAKILKEPSSTKCLVRLPSGAEKWIDSQCRATIGTVSNASHGTRKLRKAGQSRWLGRRPVVRGVAMNPVDHPHGGGEGRSKSSGAWGKGSRTPWGKPTKSGFKTGPLKRRK; encoded by the exons ATGGCTCTGTGGAGAGCTGGCGCTGCTTCGACAACGACCCTCTTCAACGCCCTCCTCCGCCCCTCCTCCCTCTTCACCGCATCTCGCCACCTCTCCACCGCTG ATGCAGCTGCTGAGCATTCACTGCGTAATAGCATGAAGAACCAGTTGCTTCATGTGGATATCAATTCTCTAATAGGAAGTTGCATGCCTCTATCTTCAATGCGAATTGGGACTATCATCCACAACATTGAGGTGAACCCGGGTCAAGGTGCCAAGCTAGTTCGAGCCGCAGGAACTTGTGCAAAGATTCTGAAAGAGCCCTCCTCAACAAAGTGTCTTGTGAGGCTGCCTTCCGGTGCTGAGAAGTGGATTGATTCTCAGTGCCGTGCCACAATTGGTACCGTGTCTAATGCAAGCCATGGAACGAGGAAGCTCCGGAAGGCTGGACAAAGCAGATGGCTTGGACGAAGACCCGTGGTTCGTGGTGTGGCGATGAATCCGGTGGATCATCCCCACGGTGGAGGTGAGGGACGGAGCAAGAGCAGTGGGGCGTGGGGGAAAGGTTCTCGAACACCTTGGGGCAAGCCAACCAAGTCCGGATTCAAGACTGGACCCCTGAAGCGCAGAAAGTAG